One region of Termitidicoccus mucosus genomic DNA includes:
- a CDS encoding IS630 transposase-related protein: MKAYGIDLRERIVGFVRGGGGKAEAAALFKVGRKTVYRYLEAEEKGALEAKKSWGTWRKLDPQKLADYVGGNADATLAEISSALKVGRHAIWKRLRQLGITLKKSHRVSGTRRGATGGLRQGTRKVRRNKSVLPGRVRD, translated from the coding sequence ATGAAAGCTTATGGGATAGACCTGCGGGAACGGATAGTGGGATTTGTAAGGGGGGGAGGAGGCAAGGCCGAGGCGGCTGCGCTTTTCAAGGTGGGTCGCAAGACGGTTTACCGCTACCTTGAGGCGGAAGAAAAGGGCGCATTGGAGGCGAAAAAAAGCTGGGGGACTTGGCGCAAACTCGACCCGCAAAAGCTCGCCGATTACGTGGGCGGGAATGCGGACGCAACGCTCGCTGAAATCAGTTCCGCGCTCAAGGTGGGGCGTCACGCCATCTGGAAGCGGCTGCGCCAACTGGGCATCACATTAAAAAAAAGCCATCGAGTATCGGGAACGCGACGAGGCGCAACGGGAGGCCTTCGGCAAGGAACTCGAAAAGTTAGACGCAACAAAAGTGTATTACCTGGACGAGTGCGGGATTGA
- a CDS encoding IS630 family transposase has protein sequence MEYRERDEAQREAFGKELEKLDATKVYYLDECGIEHGLYREQARAPRGQKIPAQVSGKLRKRTNVIGTCQSGKLVASMVFEGACNAAVVEAYFEKVLLPVLPEGSVVVLDNARFHHGSAAAELSAAKGIRLKYLPPYSPDLNPIEHFWAKFKRLLRPQLPSSNNPFLTIINLCQCC, from the coding sequence ATCGAGTATCGGGAACGCGACGAGGCGCAACGGGAGGCCTTCGGCAAGGAACTCGAAAAGTTAGACGCAACAAAAGTGTATTACCTGGACGAGTGCGGGATTGAGCACGGTTTGTATCGCGAACAGGCCCGTGCGCCGCGCGGGCAAAAGATCCCTGCCCAAGTGAGCGGAAAGTTACGCAAACGCACCAATGTAATCGGAACCTGTCAGTCAGGGAAACTGGTGGCCTCGATGGTGTTTGAAGGAGCCTGCAACGCGGCAGTGGTGGAGGCGTATTTTGAGAAAGTGCTGCTGCCGGTGTTGCCCGAAGGGAGCGTGGTGGTGCTCGACAACGCGCGATTCCACCACGGCTCCGCTGCGGCGGAACTGTCCGCCGCGAAGGGGATAAGACTCAAATACCTCCCACCCTATTCGCCCGACCTTAATCCGATCGAACACTTCTGGGCTAAATTCAAAAGGCTTCTGCGTCCGCAGCTTCCCTCTTCCAACAACCCCTTCCTCACCATCATCAATTTGTGTCAATGTTGTTAG
- a CDS encoding tyrosine-type recombinase/integrase: MKARKEDVQQSLLSERQLRNIRLELTEFQRHFPTQTLAEAGTEALHAYIRRDGGSLKTQNNRRGVLCAFFNHACRKGWLVKNPLEGTTRHRIDHSRGGAEALTAERAAQLMAHVETVHGGAFVPFFALCLFAGIRPDGEISKLPAADVRLENSAITIEPWVSKVNMRRLVTIQPNLAAWLKAYPLDEYPVIPPKDKMKSIAKKLTRVRKKFGIGHDVLILLC; the protein is encoded by the coding sequence ATGAAGGCGCGCAAGGAGGACGTGCAACAATCGTTGCTCAGCGAACGGCAGTTGCGCAATATCCGGTTGGAGCTGACGGAGTTCCAGCGGCATTTTCCGACGCAGACGCTCGCGGAGGCGGGCACGGAGGCGTTGCACGCTTACATCCGGCGCGACGGCGGGTCGCTGAAGACGCAGAACAACCGGCGCGGCGTGCTGTGCGCGTTTTTCAACCATGCCTGCCGGAAAGGCTGGCTGGTGAAAAACCCGCTGGAAGGCACCACCCGCCACCGCATCGACCACAGCCGGGGCGGGGCCGAGGCGCTGACGGCGGAGCGCGCCGCGCAACTCATGGCGCATGTCGAGACCGTCCACGGCGGGGCATTCGTGCCGTTTTTCGCGCTGTGCCTGTTCGCCGGCATTCGGCCCGACGGGGAAATCTCCAAATTACCCGCCGCCGACGTGCGCTTGGAAAACAGCGCGATCACCATCGAGCCGTGGGTGTCCAAGGTGAACATGCGCCGGCTGGTGACCATCCAGCCGAATCTTGCCGCGTGGCTCAAAGCCTATCCGCTGGACGAATACCCCGTTATTCCGCCCAAGGACAAAATGAAAAGCATCGCAAAAAAACTCACGCGCGTTCGGAAAAAATTCGGCATCGGGCATGACGTGTTAATTCTACTTTGTTAA